From the Brassica napus cultivar Da-Ae chromosome A8, Da-Ae, whole genome shotgun sequence genome, one window contains:
- the LOC106359971 gene encoding TSL-kinase interacting protein 1: MRMARKKTESSTESSKEIKARGKFTRANKWKHNSKREKRKSPSDSPDGAQQVPVLALHSDKEVRRCGKMKLQLFPVDAHTRQGLEKDGFHPYLELTLSSRKKVSSVLQHIHCKWGSSDIARGDPTLYPFDQSSSSGPKWTPNSSITIKDVYVAIGAPSLFRLRYGWSSETCNKTDEPPSPSTPSITCFPNVEPQNIFCNKRENGKQMFGLDNLTQVTDPPLSEHTPPDGPVESAAEKKINNGSGPTFFQWDDGLTSLSIGGLLSEVSLKGNFGNGSKNSNANPTLWDENLTNISIGGLFSEASLQGRRSKEASTHNNSGNQQPSVSIGAFLSEASSRGEWSNKTWETRGATSQQPLPLISDSLDAFLVNQTTDQPRGPCHARPPPELSHSSILDAEDTCHAFSFRKRTTTSPKVLEQVSEETEEQQQKDESKPAKGLFGSGVFNQDSSLGFSGIKWADSRGPFDFGLSLSSRKFTNGDSVSFGAAVKDLREVEPSEDKIKLQKH; the protein is encoded by the exons ATGAG AATGGCTAGAAAGAAGACTGAGAGTTCAACTGAATCCTCAAAGGAGATCAAAGCGAGAGGAAAATTCACTAGAGCCAACAAGT GGAAGCATAATAGTAAAAGAGAGAAGAGGAAGTCCCCTTCTGATTCTCCAGACGGGGCTCAACAAGTACCTGTTCTTGCTCTCCATTCGGACAAAGAGGTTAGACGTTGTGGAAAAATGAAGTTGCAGCTTTTTCCTGTGGATGCTCATACACGTCAAGGATTAGAAAAG GATGGCTTTCACCCATATTTGGAACTCACTCTTAGCTCACGGAAGAAGGTTTCTTCAGTGCTTCAACACATTCACTGTAAATGGGGAAGCTCAGATATAGCTCGGGGAGATCCTACCTTGTACCCATTTGATCAATCGAGTAGTTCTGGTCCTAAATGGACACCAAACAGCAGCATTACGATTAAGGATGTCTATGTGGCTATTGGAGCTCCATCCCTATTCCGCTTAAG GTATGGATGGTCCTCTGAGACTTGTAATAAAACAGATGAACCGCCATCTCCATCAACTCCGAGTATCACTTGTTTTCCAAATGTAGAACCTCAGAACATCTTCTGTAACAAAAGAGAGAATGGAAAGCAGATGTTTGGTTTAGATAACCTAACTCAAGTGACTGACCCGCCTCTCTCTGAACACACTCCACCTGATGGACCAGTCGAGTCAGCAGCG gagaagaagataaataaCGGATCTGGACCAACATTTTTTCAATGGGATGATGGTTTAACAAGCTTAAGTATTGGCGGCTTACTTTCTGAAGTATCTTTGAAGGGGAACTTCGGGAACGGTTCTAAAAATTCAAACGCGAACCCAACTCTCTGGGACGAGAATCTTACAAACATAAGCATTGGAGGTCTGTTTTCCGAGGCATCTTTACAAGGCAGACGCAGTAAAGAAGCATCAACTCATAATAATAGCGGTAATCAGCAGCCAAGTGTTAGCATTGGAGCCTTTCTTTCTGAAGCATCATCACGAGGAGAGTGGAGTAACAAAACTTGGGAGACCAGGGGAGCTACCTCACAACAACCATTACCTCTAATCTCTGATTCATTAGATGCATTCCTTGTAAACCAAACAACAGATCAGCCTCGAGGTCCATGTCATGCACGTCCTCCTCCCGAGTTGTCACATTCGTCTATACTCGACGCAGAAGACACATGCCATGCATTTTCATTCCGAAAGCGCACTACAACCTCACCCAAGGTTCTTGAGCAG GtaagtgaagaaactgaggagcaGCAACAGAAAGATGAGTCTAAACCTGCAAAAGGGTTGTTTGGTTCAGGGGTGTTTAATCAGGACAGCAGCCTTGGATTTTCAGGAATCAAGTGG GCTGACTCACGAGGACCATTTGATTTTGGCTTATCTTTGTCGTCCCGAAAGTTTACAAATGGAGACAGCGTAAGCTTTGGTGCTGCGGTAAAAGATCTACGGGAAGTGGAACCTTCAGAAGATAAAATAAAGCTTCAAAAGCATTGA
- the LOC106361504 gene encoding ubiquitin carboxyl-terminal hydrolase 27-like yields MVPRRVSDTKAIVRILTQTFRASQLSVASLLGVAGFLYALKSGRFRNLNLLFSGTRQDDEDDDDDDDDAMLVPGLQNLGNNCFLNVILQALASCKDFRSYLQWVIDDASETDEQFPLTLALSDLLQELCTVGRSHSVSSPRQVMLALTHYVRNFNLTCQQDAAEALLHLISSLQEEIVVCYRPTKTSNLSDIMFSRNLRMVAAPSEDGLNDLKRWHKHLRGPFDGILGSTLMCRTCSSQISLEFQFFHTLPLSPLLYSGSSNIVLGCTLENCLKKFLGAEKVENYFCHRCWHVAAVKYSSAMRAAETDIEKIKNCGGDDKCDCKASHHLHRMPWSNSYSFILKQLTIARFPKLLCVQVQRASLNMFGESVKLSGHVAFPLVLDLSLFSQSSIGLNIEKNEVSQYLNPEASSRNHGGMYRLVTVVEHFGMTGSGHYTVYRSVRLASQEDEDCEESRWFSISDSEVGRVSESDVLGAEASLLFYEKL; encoded by the exons ATGGTTCCTCGTCGAGTTTCCGACACAAAGGCGATTGTCCGTATCCTCACCCAAACATTCAGGGCTTCGCAGCTGTCCGTCGCCTCTCTACTCGGAGTAGCTGGCTTCTTATACGCCCTAAAGTCCGGTAGATTCCGCAACctaaatctcttattctccgGTACAAGACAAGACgacgaagatgatgatgatgatgatgatgatgctatGCTCGTACCGGGCCTTCAAAATCTCGGCAACAATTGCTTCCTCAACGTCATCCTTCAG GCTCTTGCGAGCTGCAAAGACTTTCGGAGTTATCTTCAATGGGTTATAGATGATGCTAGTGAAACTGATGAACAGTTCCCTCTTACGCTTGCTTTGTCTGATTTATTACAAg AGCTCTGCACTGTTGGAAGAAGTCACTCTGTATCTAGCCCTCGTCAAGTCATGTTGGCATTGACTCATTACGTCAGAAACTTCAATTTGACTTGCCAACAG GACGCTGCAGAAGCGCTTCTCCATCTAATATCTTCTTTGCAAGAAGAGATTGTTGTTTGTTATCGTCCTACCAAAACTAGTAATCTTTCGGATATAATGTTTTCTCGCAACTTGAGAATGGTTGCTGCGCCTAGTGAAGACGGTCTCAATGATTTGAAGAGATGGCATAAACATTTGCGTGGACCGTTCGATGGGATTCTTGGTAGTACGTTGATGTGTAGAACTTGTTCTTCTCAG ATTTCGTTGGAGTTTCAGTTTTTTCATACGTTGCCTCTTTCTCCTCTACTATATAGTGGTAGTTCCAACATT GTGTTGGGATGCACTTTGGAGAATTGCTTGAAGAAGTTTCTTGGCGCGGAGAAAGTGGAAAACTACTTCTGCCATAGATGCTGGCATGTTGCTGCTGTGAAATATTCATCTGCGATGAGAGCAGCTGAGACAGATATCGAAAAGATCAAGAACTGTGGTGGAGACGACAAATGTGACTGTAaagcttctcatcatcttcatAGAATGCCATGGTCAAACAGCTATTCCTTTATATTAAAGCAATTAACCATTGCCCGTTTCCCAAAG CTTCTATGCGTTCAAGTGCAACGTGCTTCATTGAACATGTTTGGAGAGTCGGTCAAGCTATCG GGACATGTCGCTTTCCCGCTTGTCTTGGACCTCTCCTTATTTTCACAGTCTTCAATAGGATTAAACATAGAAAAGAATGAGGTGTCACAGTACTTAAATCCTGAAGCATCATCAAGAAACCATGGTGGCATGTATAGGCTTGTGACAGTGGTGGAACATTTTGGTATGACCGGAAGTGGACACTATACTGTTTATAGAAGTGTGAGACTAGCAtcacaagaagatgaagattgTGAGGAATCGAGGTGGTTCAGTATATCTGATTCAGAAGTTGGCAGAGTATCGGAGAGTGATGTTCTTGGTGCTGAAGCTAGCTTGCTCTTCTATGAGAAGCTTTAA
- the LOC106361503 gene encoding ribonucleoside-diphosphate reductase large subunit: protein MYVVKRDGRQETVHFDKITARLKKLSYGLSVDHCDPVLVSQKVCAGVYKGVTTTQLDELAAETAAAMTANHPDYASLAARIAVSNLHKNTKKSFSETIKDMYNHVNERSGLASPLIADDVFEIIMKNATRLDSEIIYDRDFEYDYFGFKTLERSYLLKVHGKVVERPQHMLMRVSVGIHKEDIDSAIKTYHLMSQRWFTHASPTLFNSGTPRAQLSSCFLICMKDDSIEGIYDTLKECAVISKSAGGIGVSVHNIRATGSYIRGTNGTSNGILPMLRVFNDTARYVDQGGGKRKGAFAVYLEPWHADIFEFLELRKNHGKEEHRARDLFYGLWIPDLFMERVQSDGQWSLFCPNEAPGLADCWGTDFERLYTQYEKEGKAKKVVQAQQLWYEILTSQVETGTPYMLFKDSCNRKSNQQNLGTIKSSNLCTEIIEYTSPTETAVCNLASIALPRFVREKDVPLDSHPSKIVGSLGSKNRYFDFDKLAEVTATVTVNLNKIIDVNHYPVETAKTSNMRHRPIGIGVQGLADAFILLGMPFDSPEAQQLNKDIFETIYYHALKSSSEIATKEGTYETYQGSPVSKGILQPDMWNVTPSDRWDWAALRDMISKNGIRNSLLVAPMPTASTSQILGNNECFEPYTSNIYSRRVLSGEFVVVNKHLLHDLTDMGLWSPTLKNKIIYENGSVINVPEIPDELKAIYRTVWEIKQRTVVDMAVDRGCFIDQSQSLNIHMDKPNFAKLTSLHFHTWKKGLKTGMYYLRSRAAADAIKFTVDTAMLKEKPDVSKEDEGTEEDNETKMAQMVCSLTNREDCLSCGS, encoded by the exons ATGTACGTTGTGAAGCGTGACGGAAGGCAGGAGACTGTCCACTTCGACAAGATCACCGCGCGTCTTAAGAAGCTTAGCTATGGCCTCAGCGTTGACCACTGCGACCCTGTCCTCGTCTCCCAGAAAGTCTGCGCCGGTGTCTACAAAGGCGTCACCACCACTCAACTCGACGAGCTAGCCGCCGAGACCGCCGCTGCTATGACCGCTAATCATCCTGATTACGCCTCC TTGGCTGCAAGGATTGCTGTGTCTAATCTCCACAAGAACACTAAGAAGTCGTTTTCTGAGAC GATTAAGGATATGTACAATCATGTCAATGAGAGATCTGGACTTGCATCCCCTCTAATTGCTGATGATGTGTTTGAGATCATTATGAAG AATGCTACACGTTTAGACAGTGAAATCATTTATGATCGTGATTTTGAATATGACTACTTTGGGTTCAAAACTCTTGAGAGGTCATACCTCTTAAAAGTCCATGGGAAAGTCGTTGAAAGGCCGCAGCACATGCTCATGAGGGTTTCTGTTGGCATTCACAAAGAAGACATTGATTCCGCAATCAAAACTTACCATTTAATGTCTCAGAGATGGTTTACTCATGCGTCTCCGACTCTCTTCAATTCAGGAACTCCAAGAGCTCAG CTAAGCAGCTGCTTCCTGATCTGCATGAAGGATGATAGCATCGAGGGAATATATGATACGTTGAAAGAGTGTGCAGTTATAAGTAAATCAGCTGGGGGTATCGGTGTTTCAGTTCACAACATCCGTGCAACTGGAAGTTACATTCGTGGCACAAATGGAACATCTAATGGTATTCTTCCAATGCTGCGTGTTTTCAATGATACTGCTCGCTACGTTGACCAAGGAGGAGGCAAGAGAAAGG GAGCCTTTGCTGTATATCTGGAGCCATGGCATGCTGACATTTTTGAGTTTCTGGAACTCCGGAAGAATCATGGGAAG GAAGAACACAGGGCTAGAGACTTGTTTTATGGTCTTTGGATACCGGATCTTTTCATGGAAAGGGTCCAGAGTGATGGGCAGTGGTCACTCTTCTGTCCTAATGAAGCTCCAGGTCTAGCAGATTGTTGGGGTACAGATTTTGAGAGATTGTACACTCAGTATGAAAAAGAG GGTAAGGCTAAGAAAGTTGTCCAGGCACAGCAGCTCTGGTACGAAATCTTGACATCCCAAGTAGAAACAGGGACACCATACATGCTCTTCAAG GATTCATGTAACAGGAAAAGCAACCAGCAAAATCTGGGGACCATAAAATCTTCTAATTTATGCACTGAAATCATCGAGTACACAAGTCCAACAGAGACTGCTGTGTGCAATCTTGCATCTATTGCTTTACCCCGGTTCGTCAGGGAGAAG GATGTCCCCTTGGACTCACATCCATCGAAGATCGTAGGCAGTTTGGGCTCAAAGAATCGTTACTTTGATTTTGACAAGCTAGCCGAG GTGACTGCAACCGTTACTGTAAATCTCAATAAGATTATTGATGTGAATCACTATCCTGTGGAGACGGCCAAAACTTCAAACATGCGTCATAGGCCTATCGGTATTGGTGTACAAGGTCTTGCAGATGCATTTATCCTTCTCGGAATGCCATTTGATTCCCCTGAG GCTCAACAACTGAACAAAGACATATTTGAAACCATATACTACCATGCGCTCAAGTCATCTTCAGAGATTGCTACTAAGGAAGGTACATACGAGACATACCAAGGAAGTCCTGTGAGTAAG GGTATTCTTCAACCTGACATGTGGAATGTAACTCCTTCTGACCGCTGGGACTGGGCTGCTCTCAGGGATATGATATCAAAGAATGGAATTCGAAATTCTCTTCTAGTAGCACCAATGCCAACTGCTTCAACCAGCCAGATTCTTGGGAATAATGAATGCTTTGAACCGTATACCTCAAATATTTATAGTCGCAGAGTCTTGAG TGGTGAGTTCGTAGTTGTGAACAAGCATCTTCTTCACGACTTGACTGACATGGGACTCTGGTCTCCTACTCTGAAAAACAAGATAATATATGAGAATGGTTCTGTTATTAACGTCCCAGAGATTCCTGATGAGTTAAAAGCAATTTACAG GACTGTTTGGGAGATTAAGCAGAGAACAGTGGTTGATATGGCAGTTGATCGTGGATGCTTTATAGATCAAAGCCAAAGTTTGAATATACACATGGACAAACCCAACTTTGCGAAACTCACTTCCTTACACTTCCACACTTGGAAAAAG GGTTTGAAAACGGGAATGTACTACTTGCGATCACGTGCTGCAGCAGATGCGATTAAGTTTACAGTAGACACAGCAATGCTAAAG GAGAAGCCAGATGTAAGCAAAGAAGATGAAGGAACAGAAGAAGACAATGAGACGAAGATGGCACAGATGGTTTGCTCTTTGACAAACCGTGAGGACTGTCTCTCTTGTGGAAGTTAA
- the LOC125576956 gene encoding uncharacterized protein LOC125576956, with product MANNLRRALQDIDLGANDAPFVLPQEVVRQAAEENRFILVGRPVMPRRQNLRAVVATMPRNWGLEGIVRGRTIEARRFQFVFPSEEAMETVIRRGPWAYADRMLVLQRWTPLMDMALLNFIPFWIQIRGIPLQYMNREVILNIARTIGQYIQMDYNEESGARMEFVRVRINWDVSHPLKFQRNYQFQLGVNTLLKFQYERLRGFCETCGMLTHDTGACVIQNGGPGDGDEDDDSGDDNENVELPQNQGVIIEEINEEAVRGNEAAADAPEEDEPERHNEMLEEDAEDDELWNGTGKRTIFSDELYDENDYYPYPVRQIGTSDYEIGSKRKTWLTDENANGSKYFAGESSGAQDTKRKKTVSPPSDVMGGDTNEAGRTNTPVRGAVGPEPPLPP from the coding sequence ATGGCTAACAATTTAAGAAGAGCTCTACAAGACATTGATCTGGGGGCAAATGACGCTCCTTTCGTATTACCACAGGAAGTGGTTAGGCAGGCGGCTGAAGAAAACCGTTTCATCTTGGTGGGACGACCAGTAATGCCGAGACGACAGAATCTCCGAGCAGTTGTTGCCACTATGCCTCGTAACTGGGGACTTGAAGGGATTGTTCGGGGGCGAACAATTGAAGCACGACGTTTCCAGTTTGTGTTCCCGTCTGAAGAAGCGATGGAAACGGTGATTCGACGAGGTCCTTGGGCCTATGCGGATCGCATGCTTGTACTACAAAGATGGACTCCTCTCATGGACATGGCGCTGCTCAATTTCATTCCTTTCTGGATTCAAATTCGGGGGATTCCATTACAGTACATGAATCGAGAAGTTATTCTCAACATTGCTCGTACTATTGGGCAATACATTCAAATGGACTACAATGAAGAATCAGGAGCAAGAATGGAGTTTGTCCGTGTAAGAATCAACTGGGATGTTTCTCACCCCCTGAAGTTCCAAAGGAATTACCAATTCCAACTGGGAGTCAACACTCTGCTGAAGTTCCAGTACGAGCGTCTTAGAGGTTTCTGTGAAACTTGTGGTATGCTAACGCATGACACTGGGGCCTGTGTCATTCAGAATGGAGGTCCAGGAGATGGTGATGAAGACGATGATAGTGGAGATGATAATGAGAACGTTGAGTTACCACAGAACCAAGGAGTGATTATTGAAGAGATTAATGAAGAAGCGGTTCGGGGTAATGAGGCCGCGGCTGATGCACCGGAGGAAGATGAACCGGAGAGACACAATGAAATGCTGGAAGAGGATGCAGAAGATGATGAGCTCTGGAATGGAACAGGGAAGCGGACGATCTTCTCTGATGAACTTTACGATGAGAATGACTACTACCCCTATCCGGTTAGACAGATTGGGACTTCTGATTATGAGATTGGAAGCAAGAGGAAAACATGGCTTACAGATGAGAATGCAAACGGATCAAAGTACTTTGCTGGAGAGTCAAGTGGAGCACAAGAcacaaagaggaagaagactgtTTCTCCACCGAGTGATGTCATGGGAGGTGACACTAATGAAGCGGGAAGAACCAACACACCAGTGAGAGGCGCGGTGGGCCCAGAACCACCTCTTCCTCCATGA
- the LOC125576957 gene encoding uncharacterized protein LOC125576957, translating into MRVLCWNCRGLGIDSTVRRLKEIHHKYLLDIICLSETKQQDDYIRDVGAQLGFLSYATVPPVGSSGGLVVFWNSNVQLSVLSASPNLVDCKVGRINENPFYFSFVYGHPNPALRHHTWEKLQRLSTSRQQQAWFALGDFNEIRGNHEKEGGRVRPEASFHNFKTMMRTCDFKDLRSIGNRFSWVGQRGLHQVKCCLDRTMANPCWLTEYPGSDTEFLEIGESDHRPLITYIAYDHERPRGRFRFDNRMVGKEGFKNTVKRGWNGNGQMQLIRIPLAQRLGRCRQHISTWKRSNRVNSSDKINLLRSRLDMAITTGSLSLLARTELKKELNEAYLEEEIFWKQKSRTQWLRAGDRNTKYFHAVARGKRIRNTITTIQDENGVRRKGHKEVSEVAVKYFEDLYSSSPVDQGVYDEVFTGFHSRVSPEMNADLTQGVTMAEIQQAAFDIGPHKAPGPDGFSAVFYHQFWEDLKPEIMQEVADFFERGELDRQLNHTNICLIPKVYPPTGMSQFRPIALCNVSYKIISKILVNRLKRHLGSIITENQTAFIPGRMITDNILVAHEIFHSLKARKRQAKSYMAIKTDITKAYDRLEWSFLEEIMERMGFERKWIRWIMACVRTVNYSVLINGSPEGHINPARGIRQGDPLSPYLFILCAEALSHLMNRAMEDRSLLGVKIAIQAPAVNHLLFADDSLFFTLANKKAADKLKQIFGLYEKVSGQAINFNKSSITFGKKVSPETQNRMRNILQIHNVGGIGKYLGLPEQIGGKKADMFAYITDKVRAVTQRWKQQQLSLGGKEVLIKSIALSMPIFSMNIFRLPKEICEHINGILAKFWWAAGDNKGMHWYAWKRVSKPKREGGLGFKDLECFNQALLAKQAWRILQNPSCLVARILKARYFPNGTILTAQLKNNSSYAWKSILFGKELLNKGMRIIIGKGNNTQMWHDPWIPEHPPRAPRSTNGDTSNVKVQTFINEGGGSWNVHKVMSEVHPEDVNKILNLKISARAELDLLGWSYNDNGIYSVKSGYWLATHLPAQQQRSTAGWVIRDSNGTYKGAGQANGNNVNNALESELQALIIAMQNCWSKGYRKCFILRDITGFEK; encoded by the exons ATGAGAGTTCTCTGTTGGAACTGTCGAGGTTTAGGCATTGACTCGACAGTTCGACGCCTAAAAGAGATACATCACAAGTATCTCTTGGACATCATATGTCTTTCTGAAACAAAGCAACAAGATGACTACATCAGGGATGTTGGTGCTCAGTTAGGATTTCTTTCTTATGCTACGGTTCCTCCAGTCGGATCAAGCGGAGGTTTAGTTGTGTTTTGGAATTCCAATGTACAGCTTTCAGTTCTTAGTGCTTCTCCTAATCTAGTAGATTGTAAAGTTGGAAGAATCAATGAAAATCCTTTCTATTTTTCCTTTGTTTACGGTCACCCAAATCCGGCTCTAAGACACCACACCTGGGAAAAGCTACAAAGACTTAGTACTAGCAGACAACAACAAGCATGGTTTGCTTTGGGTGACTTTAATGAAATTCGAGGTAACCATGAGAAAGAAGGTGGGCGTGTTAGACCTGAAGCTTCATTCCACAATTTCAAAACTATGATGCGTACATGTGACTTCAAAGACCTCAGGAGTATTGGAAATAGATTTTCATGGGTGGGGCAGAGAGGTCTACATCAGGTCAAATGTTGTTTGGATAGGACAATGGCAAATCCTTGCTGGTTGACAGAATACCCAGGATCTGATACTGAGTTCTTGGAGATTGGGGAATCAGATCATCGGCCTCTAATCACCTATATTGCTTATGACCATGAGAGACCAAGGGGAAGGTTTCGATTTGATAATAGAATGGTTGGCAAAGAAGGCTTCAAAAATACAGTTAAGAGAGGATGGAATGGTAACGGTCAAATGCAACTTATTAGAATTCCGTTGGCTCAGAGATTGGGGAGATGTAGACAACATATTTCAACTTGGAAAAGAAGCAACAGAGTGAATTCTTCGGACAAAATCAACTTATTAAGGAGTCGATTAGATATGGCGATCACTACAGGCTCTTTGTCGTTACTAGCACGGACTGAGCTAAAGAAAGAACTCAATGAAGCATACTTAGAGGAGGAAATCTTTTGGAAACAGAAGAGCCGAACTCAGTGGCTTCGTGCTGGGGATAGAAACACCAAATACTTTCATGCTGTTGCTCGCGGGAAAAGAATTCGAAACACAATCACAACGATCCAAGATGAAAATGGAGTGAGAAGAAAGGGTCAcaaagaagtttctgaagtGGCAGTAAAGTATTTTGAGGATCTTTACTCCTCTTCTCCAGTTGATCAAGGTGTATACGATGAGGTCTTCACAGGTTTTCATTCCAGAGTTTCTCCTGAGATGAATGCGGACTTAACTCAAGGAGTTACAATGGCAGAGATACAACAAGCTGCATTTGATATAGGACCTCACAAGGCTCCAGGACCTGATGGTTTCTCAGCAGTGTTTTATCATCAGTTTTGGGAAGATCTCAAACCAGAAATTATGCAAGAAGTAGCGGATTTCTTTGAAAGAGGGGAGCTTGACAGACAACTAAATCATACAAATATCTGTTTAATCCCAAAGGTCTATCCACCCACTGGTATGTCTCAGTTCAGACCTATAGCCTTATGCAACGTTTCTTACAAAATTATCTCCAAAATACTTGTTAACCGTTTAAAGAGGCATTTGGGGAGCATCATCACTGAGAATCAAACTGCTTTTATTCCGGGTAGAATGATAACAGATAATATCTTAGTGGCACATGAGATATTTCATTCACTTAAAGCAAGGAAGAGACAAGCAAAGTCATATATGGCTATAAAGACAGATATTACAAAGGCCTATGACCGGTTAGAATGGAGTTTCCTGGAGGAGATAATGGAGAGGATGGGATTTGAAAGGAAATGGATCAGATGGATAATGGCCTGTGTCAGAACTGTGAACTACTCGGTGCTAATCAATGGATCCCCCGAAGGCCATATCAATCCGGCAAGAGGGATAAGACAGGGAGATCCCCTATCTCCCTATCTATTCATACTCTGTGCAGAGGCTTTATCTCATCTCATGAACCGTGCCATGGAAGATAGGAGTCTACTAGGAGTCAAAATTGCAATCCAAGCTCCGGCTGTGAATCATTTGCTTTTTGCAGATGATTCTCTTTTCTTTACATTGGCAAACAAGAAGGCAGCAGACAAGCTTAAACAAATCTTTGGACTGTACGAAAAGGTCTCGGGACAAGCTATCAACTTCAACAAATCGTCTATTACTTTTGGGAAGAAGGTCTCACCGGAAACTCAAAACAGGATGAGAAACATACTACAAATACATAATGTTGGAGGTATTGGCAAGTACCTGGGATTACCGGAGCAAATAGGAGGCAAAAAAGCAGATATGTTTGCATATATCACTGATAAAGTGAGAGCTGTTACTCAAAGGTGGAAACAGCAACAACTATCACTGGGGGGGAAAGAGGTCCTGATAAAATCCATTGCTTTGTCAATGCCTATATTCTCTATGAATATTTTCAGATTACCAAAAGAAATCTGTGAACATATCAACGGTATATTGGCAAAGTTTTGGTGGGCAGCTGGAGACAATAAAGGAATGCACTGGTATGCTTGGAAACGAGTGAGTAAACCAAAAAGGGAAGGAGGTCTCGGTTTCAAAGACTTGGAATGCTTCAATCAGGCACTCCTAGCTAAGCAAGCTTGGAGAATATTACAGAATCCAAGTTGTTTAGTGGCTAGGATTTTAAAGGCAAGATATTTTCCAAATGGAACGATCTTAACAGCACAACTGAAGAACAATTCTTCTTATGCTTGGAAATCTATATTGTTTGGAAAAGAACTACTCAACAAGGGGATGAGAATCATCATTGGCAAAGGTAACAATACTCAGATGTGGCATGACCCGTGGATTCCTGAACACCCACCAAGAGCACCTCGTTCAACCAATGGAGATACATCAAATGTAAAGGTGCAAACATTCATTAATGAAGGAGGCGGCAGTTGGAATGTCCACAAAGTCATGAGTGAAGTTCACCCAGAAGATGTCAACAAAATACTGAATTTGAAGATTAGTGCAAGGGCAGAGCTGGATCTCCTGGGATGGAGTTATAATGATAACGGTATTTACAGTgtcaaatctggatattggCTTGCAACACATCTACCAG CTCAACAACAGAGGAGTACAGCAGGATGGGTAATCAGAGACTCAAATGGAACATACAAAGGAGCAGGACAAGCCAATGGGAACAATGTTAACAATGCATTGGAAAGTGAATTACAAGCTCTCATCATTGCAATGCAAAATTGCTGGAGTAAAGGTTACAGGAAG TGCTTCATTTTACGGGATATAACTGGATTCGAGAAGTGA
- the LOC106359969 gene encoding uncharacterized protein LOC106359969 — MEPGQRTSSTPPKEQMPQAAEKKGNPSQSPATTTNVYVRRKVETDASKDTVTKQQPKASSSSIVPPPPEWEERYHHLQMLLNKLNDSDQTDHHLHTLWSFSSAELSKHAVDLEKRSIQLSLEEAREMQRVAALNVLGRSVNTLKSTSNEERY, encoded by the exons ATGGAGCCAGGCCAACGAACAAGCAGCACTCCACCAAAAGAACAAATGCCCCAGGCCGCGGAGAAGAAAGGGAACCCATCTCAGTCTCCAGCAACCACCACTAATGTATATGTGCGTAGAAAAGTCGAGACTGACGCATCCAAAGACACTGTGACTAAGCAGCAGCCCAAGGCCAGCTCATCATCCATAGTACCACCACCTCCGGAATGGGAAGAGCGTTACCACCATCTACAAATGCTCCTAAACAAGCTTAATGATTCTGATCAGACCGATCATCATCTACACA CgctttggtcattttcctccgCGGAGCTTAGCAAGCATGCGGTTGACTTGGAGAAGAGGTCCATTCAGCTATCTCTCGAGGAAG CGAGGGAGATGCAGCGTGTAGCGGCTTTAAACGTGCTTGGAAGGTCTGTCAATACTCTAAAGTCTACATCCAATGAAGAGAGATATTGA